The following is a genomic window from Flavobacteriales bacterium.
CTGCACGGCGGAACCCGGAACGGACTGGAGCACGAAGCGCTTGCGACCGGAGGCCTCCATGGAATCCTTGATGATGCCCAGCCGCTCCACCGGGAGTTCGGTGAGGCAGGACAGGCGGCCGGCCAGGAACGCCTCGAGCTCCTTGTTCTTGTCCGGGTCGAGGGTGATGCGCACCGCGTCCAGGAAAGGCAGCGGGTTGCCGTGCTCGTCGCGGTCCCAATGGTCGGGGTCGCGCTCCAGGACGAAGGCCTCGGCGGGTGAATAGGTGCGCAGCTTGAACGGCCCGGTGCCGATGGCGTGCGCGATCAGGTCATCACCATAGGACTCGACCAGCTGCCTGGGGTAGATCCAGCAGCCCTGATGGGCCAGCACCTGCAGAAAGCCCGCGTTGGGGTGTGCCAGCTTGATGCGGAAGGTATGGGGGTCGACCACCTCGAGGCCGGCGATGGGCGCCTCCCGATCGCCACCGGCGGCGGTGTTGGCATAGTGGGTATTGGCCCCCAGGACCTTGTCCTGGAAGAGCCAGAACATCCGGTTCTCCGGGTCGGCCGTGCAGAGGGCGCGGAAACAGTACAGCACATCCTCGGCGTCCACGAGCCGGACATCCTCGGAGGTCAACGCCGCATCGGGGTGGAAGCGCACGTCCTTGCGCAGATACAGGGTGAAGGTGGTGGCGTCGGCATCCACCTCCCAGCGTTCGGCCAGGCAGGGCAGCACCTTCAGGTCCACGGGGTCGAACCGCACCAGGCCCTGGTAGATCTGCGCCGCGATGCGGTGCTCGGCCGCTTGGGAGATATGGAGCGGGAAGATGTTGCGCACCCCGCCGGCCTCGTTCATGTTGAAGACCCCGCCGTACCGCTTACCGCCTTGCACGCGCCGCAGGCCATCCCCTCCGTCGCCGCCGCAGGCGATCAGCAAAGCCAGGGCCGCGGTGCACAACAGCCATGGGTTCCGTGCGTTCTCCAAGGTCACCGGCCAAATGTACCCGGCCCCCCGGCGGAAGCTCGGAGGCCGCCGGTCCGCTCATCAACGATCGGATCTTGATGGGCACCGGATGCGTGGACCGGCTGGGTAATTTTCCGCCCTTGGGGCGCAACCCTTCCTCCTCCGCACCACGTCCGGCCCGGCCCCGGATGACCGTGCTCCTGCCCCTTCTCCTGGTGCTGGTGCCGGCGTACCAGGTCCTGGCCCAGGGTCCTGGCGATAACCGGCGTGCTCGCCGGATCGTGCTCACCGGCGACACCATCGCGCTGGACACCCTGAGCATCGCCCCGGGCAGCCTGTCGCTGTGGCGGGACGGAAGCCCGTTGCCCGATCACATCTTTACCCTCGATCCGTACAGCGCACGGCTGTGGGTGAACGACGGCGCGGTGGGCGACACGCTCATCGCCCGGTACCGGGTGTGGCCGCTGCTCTTCGCGGCGGAGCGCCGCCACAAGGACCGGCTCCGGCTGCTGAGCGAGGACCCCGACCGGCGCGACCCGTTCAAGTACGAGGCCCCGTCGCAGCGCGAGGACCTCTTCGGCAACGCCGGCCTGAACAAGAGCGGCAGCATCTCCCGCGGCATCCTGTTCGGCAACAACCAGGACCTGTCGGTGAACTCGTCGCTGAACCTGGAGCTCAGCGGCCGCATCACGGACCGCATCCAGGTGCAGGCCTCGATCACCGACAACAACATCCCCATCCAGGCCGAAGGCAACACCTTGGAGCTGCAGGATTTCGACCAGGTGTTCATCAAGCTCTTCGAGGAGAACTGGGAGCTCATCGCGGGGGACTTCGTGCTGCAGCGCCCGAACAGCCACTTCCTGACCTACTTGAAGAAATCGAAAGGCCTCTCCTTCAACACCCGGAGCAAAGGCGCGAAGGCCGTCAACGCCTTGGGCACCTCGGTGGCCATCTCCAAGGGCAAGTTCGCGCGGAACGTGATCCAGGGCGTCGAGGGCGTACAGGGCCCATATCGGCTGCGCGGCGATGCCGGCGAGACCTTCATCATCATCCTGTCCGGCACCGAACGCGTGTTCATCGATGGCCAGTTGCTGGTGCGCGGCCAAGAGAACGACTACGTCATCGACTACAACACCGCCGAGCTCACCTTCACCGCGCGGCGCCTGATCACCAAGGACCGCCGCATCACCGTGGAGTTCCAATACTCCGACCGCAACTACATGCGCACGCTGGTGCGCCTGGACGACTCCTGGACGCGCGGTCGCACCACCCTGCGCCTCAACGTGTTCAGCGAACAGGACCACAAGGGGCAGCCGCTGCAGCAGGACCTCACGGATGAGGAGCAACGGGCGCTCGCTGAAGCAGGGGACGATCCGCTGGCCGCCGTGGTGCCCGGTGTGGACACCGTGGCCTTCGTCGCCGACCAGGTGCTGTACAAGGCGGTGGACTCCCTGGGCTACAGCCCGGTGTACGTGTACAGCACCTCGCCTGACAGCGCGCGCTACCGCATCACCTTCTCCACCGTGGGCGCGGGGCTGGGCGATTATGTGCAGCAGGAGTTCACCCCTAACGGCCGGGTGTACCGCTGGGTGGCGCCGGACACGGTGGGCGGCGTTATCGTCAGGCGCGGCGACCACGCCCCGGTGCGCGTGCTGGTCCCTCCACGATCGCAACAGGTGGTGACCCTGGGCGCGGACCACAGCACGGCCGGCGGGTTGCGGCTGAGCACCGAACTGGCCTACGGTCGATACGACCGCAACACCTTCAGCGACCGCGATGCGGTCGACGACCAGGCCTTCGCTGCGCGGGTGAAGGCGGACCAGGCGATCCCCCTGCGGGCCGCTGACAGCACATGGGCGCTGGAACTGGGCCTGGAGACGGAGGCCCTCACCGCCTCCTTCACCCCGGTGGAACGATACCGCGCGGTGGAGTTCGAGCGCAACTGGAACGCCCTGGGCCGGCCGCTGGACGGCGACCAACTGCTGGCCGGCTTGGGCGTGGGGTTCCGGGCGGGCAAGGCCGGAAGGCTGCGCTACGTGATCAACACCTTTCAGGTGCGCGACCGGTATGCCGGTTGGCGCCACGACCTGATCAGCGACCTGCACCCCGGGCGCTTCGACCTCACCGGTACCGCCAGCCTGCTGACCACCACCGACCCGGTGCGCACCGAGTTCCTGCGGCACAAGGCCCGCCTGGCCCGTCGCTTGCGCTGGTTCACCGTAGGCATGCAGGACGAGCATGAACGCAACCGCTTCCGGGCGGACACGGGCACCGCGCTGCTGGCCGGCAGTTACCAATTCTACGACTGGGAGGCCTTCATCCAGAGCCGCGACACGGCCCGGACCACCTTCCGCGTGGGCGGTGGCCAGCGCTACGACCAGGGCCTTCGGAACGGCGGGCTGGCCCGCAGCACCGTGGCCACCGCAGG
Proteins encoded in this region:
- a CDS encoding ABC transporter substrate-binding protein produces the protein MCTAALALLIACGGDGGDGLRRVQGGKRYGGVFNMNEAGGVRNIFPLHISQAAEHRIAAQIYQGLVRFDPVDLKVLPCLAERWEVDADATTFTLYLRKDVRFHPDAALTSEDVRLVDAEDVLYCFRALCTADPENRMFWLFQDKVLGANTHYANTAAGGDREAPIAGLEVVDPHTFRIKLAHPNAGFLQVLAHQGCWIYPRQLVESYGDDLIAHAIGTGPFKLRTYSPAEAFVLERDPDHWDRDEHGNPLPFLDAVRITLDPDKNKELEAFLAGRLSCLTELPVERLGIIKDSMEASGRKRFVLQSVPGSAVQFYGFNLKADPFVDLRVRRAFSLAIDRHFLVDSVLGGLAVPAEHGLVAPGLSGYPYSAVDGHRFDPEAARALLAEAGFPGGKGFPQVVLNASPGFGYIQVAEAVQDMLQRHLGVPLILSVLPMDQHYSSIERGRARFWREGWVADLPDAENFLSLLYGKNAQADTALPTYLNTTRYADPRFDSLFAEAQRTVDDARRMKLFAEAENTAMADAPVTPLYHERTIRLLRPDVRDMPLNAMDLRDLGRVWSDPGVTR